The window GTTGACTTTTGACTCAGTTGTCTcgcaaatacaatacaattgtAATGTTTACAGAAACAGGGACGATGTTTAACTTGTGCGGGTTTTTCCATTCACTTTAAATATGTTCGTGTTGAATTGTGCTCTACTAAGCTCAcagaattgaatgaattgtacTGGGAGAGACCATCCAGACAACGGCTAGATCTGAGCATTAATTTTGTTGTCATATTAGCATTATTTTTTATCACCCACGAATAAAGAATCCAATATTAATAGACTGTTTCTGTTTGCGCCTTACTGATTGAAATGTTGTCAAGTCATTTGAAATACTACTTTTTGTTTAGTGGACGACAACAAGATGCAAATggttacaaaatcatttttggagGATTAATTATGAAACCGTAAATGATTTTGGGGACACAAGAttgcaaatgtaaaatattggGTCTTGGTCTTCCAGATGTCAATCAAAAGCATTGCCCCGAGGGCCAAGAGTctgcttgcaacaaagaagaGGAGGAACGATATGTGCACATTaaagaggagcaggaggagcatTTCATCACAGTTGGGAACGCCTACAATGAGGAGCAGCAGCATCCCCTCATTAATGTAGAGGCAGTCCCTCCATATGTTAAAGAGGAGGACATCCCCATGTGGACATTTGAGCCCTCAAAGAGTGAAAATAAAGGTCCAAGTGAGGAGCGCAGAGAGGCGGAGCCTCCGAGTGGGAGCAGCTCGACAGAAAGTTCCGAAGCAGACAACCTCATGGCTCCACCATCAGCTAGCGATGACGCTACATCACACTCGCTGTTCTGTGCGTATTGTGGgatgttattttctttgttttgaaagATCTGGTGAAACAAGTGTTAACAAAATTATAGGccagacattattgaagcttccatgaccagttctctttattggCTCGAAAAAGGCAAGATTCCCGTTCTGGCTCCATTTCTTAAAGCATTCGTTGCCTCCACCCAAAGTGTGTGTTAACCTAAACATTTGTTGAGGATGTCTAGACAAGCCAGGAATTATCAAATTACTAAAAGCTTCACAACTGCCAGGACATAGCTAAAttgtttatacaaaaaaaaaacacagagttacctgctgtttttcacacattgttgtgaagCCTTTGCCCAGacaaaatgatcaaattagtggCTATCACTTTGGTACACAAACCGTTAAGTTAATTTTGATcgcaaataattcataacagtaTCAGGGTAGTAACTGCTTTTTCAGTAAGACTGATGTGGAACTGTCATTTGGTAGCTTTCAGTTTATCCGTTCAGTCCCCTTGAAATTGTGTTTCTTATCCACGTTGTTCGACCATATGGCTCAGTTCATCCATCATTTCGAATAATGTAGATACAGGATCTGTTTACGCACTTTCACTACCACTGTGCATAGTTGTCAGCCGATTAGTGTATCGTTGTGAATGGTGCTAGAGCCTAAAATGCAATTGTTAGCGCACTCACAGCCTACTTTCTTGGCCAGTCCAACAATGCGGCCTGCTAGTTGGATAAACAGTCCatcaaatatcttttttttctcttgcgtCTTGCAGGCCTCAGAAAATACTGTGGTCCTGAGTGGCGTCAGCCAGCGTCCGctgtcataaaaaaagaattggaGCTCACCCAGATTACGCAGGAGGAGCCAGAGCGCCATCAACGCCAAGAGCGAAAATACCATCTTGCAATCAAAACAGAGGAGGAAGAACAGCTGTCATTCATTAAAGAGGAAGAAGGTATCAGGAGGTCAACTATCAGGAGTGAAGATGGTCCGAGAGAGGCCAGCAAAGGGGCGGAGCCTATGAACTccagcagctcaacagaaggatggcaacTAGAGGAATttattgctccgttatcagacaGTGAGGATGTCGCTTCACACTCTccttatgatgatgatgatgatgatgatgatgatgaaagtCATAAGAAAGCCCACAGTGATTACACACTTtgcaaatgctctcagtgtgggaaaacattAGCTAATAAGtctaatttgaaaatacatatgAGAAGCCACACTGGTGAGAAACCCTTTACCTGtttagtttgtggtcaaagatttgctttgaagggaaacttaaaaaagcacacaagaatccatactggtgaaaaaccattttcgtgctcggTTTGTGGTCAATCTTTTACACAGAATGTAAACTTAAAGAGTCACTTTataatccacactggtgaaaaacctttttctTGTGCAGTGTGTGGTCAAACCTTTGCTTTAAAGCAacgcttaaaaaggcacactacaacacacactggtgaaaaaccattttcctgctcattttGTGGCCAAGGTTTTGCTTTTAAGGGAAACTTAacaaagcacacaagaacccatactggtgaaaaaccttttCCCTGCTCTGTTTGTGGCCGTGCATTCTCAACCAACCAgaacttaaaaatgcacacaaaaacacacactggttaaaaaaaaacattgtcttacCCAGTTTGTGACCAAAGATTCAGTGTGAAGGCATACTAAAAGATCACTGGTTTTGAGTTTTCCTGCTCGGTTTGTTGCCGAAGATTGATTCCTCAGGTTAAACTTAAATGTGTTAATGTATGAAACGGTGGAAGTTGGCAGCTTTGCTTCATCCCTGATGGCTTTAACTGTTTGTGGTTGCCAGACGAATGTATTCTGTGGAACTCCTCAAATCCT is drawn from Stigmatopora argus isolate UIUO_Sarg chromosome 20, RoL_Sarg_1.0, whole genome shotgun sequence and contains these coding sequences:
- the LOC144065611 gene encoding uncharacterized protein LOC144065611 encodes the protein MSDVNQKHCPEGQESACNKEEEERYVHIKEEQEEHFITVGNAYNEEQQHPLINVEAVPPYVKEEDIPMWTFEPSKSENKGPSEERREAEPPSGSSSTESSEADNLMAPPSASDDATSHSLFCLRKYCGPEWRQPASAVIKKELELTQITQEEPERHQRQERKYHLAIKTEEEEQLSFIKEEEGIRRSTIRSEDGPREASKGAEPMNSSSSTEGWQLEEFIAPLSDSEDVASHSPYDDDDDDDDDESHKKAHSDYTLCKCSQCGKTLANKSNLKIHMRSHTGEKPFTCLVCGQRFALKGNLKKHTRIHTGEKPFSCSVCGQSFTQNVNLKSHFIIHTGEKPFSCAVCGQTFALKQRLKRHTTTHTGEKPFSCSFCGQGFAFKGNLTKHTRTHTGEKPFPCSVCGRAFSTNQNLKMHTKTHTG